A part of Cannabis sativa cultivar Pink pepper isolate KNU-18-1 chromosome 6, ASM2916894v1, whole genome shotgun sequence genomic DNA contains:
- the LOC133039247 gene encoding uncharacterized protein LOC133039247: MTMNNPMVSLLTNNKLSGANFIKWRENINIALIGENSLFVLTEEAPELPGENTTKAVKEKFERWQNANNKARYFMLSSMVNTLKTRFANTLTASEIMNQLTELFGMTSIQALFEVTKNFINARIKTSSERA, from the coding sequence ATGACTATGAACAACCCCATGGTGTCACTGTTGACTAACAACAAGCTCTCTGGAGCTAACTTTAtcaaatggagagagaacattaatattgctctcatcgGTGAAAATTccctgtttgtgttaactgaagaGGCTCCTGAGCTGCCTGGTGAAAATACGACCAAGGCAGTCAAGgaaaagttcgagcgttggcagaatgctaacaacaaagctcgatactttatGTTGTCAAGCATGGTcaacaccttgaaaacaagatTTGCCAATACTCTCACGGCTTCAGAAATCATGAACCAGTTAACTGAACTGTTTGGGATGACATCAATTCAAGCTCTCTTTGAGGTGACCAAGAatttcatcaatgcacggatcaAAACCTCATCAGAACGTGCATGA